The following are encoded together in the Pleurocapsa sp. FMAR1 genome:
- a CDS encoding dienelactone hydrolase family protein, whose translation MEVAISSDWIKVPNQELEMDAYLAIPEASGTYSAVVVIQEIFGVNEHIRDVTRRLAREGYVAIAPAIYQRQAPEFEAGYTDDDMKLGRKYKEQTQVSELLSDVQATIKYLYTLPEVKQSGVGTIGFCFGGHVVYLAATLKDVAATASFYGAQIATWCPGEDEPTINITKDIQGTVYAFFGTEDPLIPNEQTEQIEAELKKQNIPHQIFRYEGATHGFMCARRESYSPDAAKDAWKKVLDLFSQKL comes from the coding sequence ATGGAAGTAGCAATATCTAGTGATTGGATCAAAGTTCCCAATCAAGAGTTAGAAATGGATGCCTATCTGGCAATACCCGAAGCATCAGGTACTTATTCTGCTGTGGTGGTGATTCAAGAAATTTTTGGCGTAAACGAACATATCCGAGATGTTACTAGAAGATTAGCCAGAGAAGGATATGTTGCGATCGCACCTGCAATCTATCAGCGTCAAGCACCAGAATTTGAGGCAGGCTATACGGATGATGACATGAAGTTGGGCAGAAAATATAAAGAGCAAACTCAAGTCAGTGAGTTGTTAAGCGATGTTCAAGCTACAATTAAATATCTCTATACCTTGCCAGAAGTTAAACAATCAGGAGTAGGGACAATTGGCTTCTGCTTTGGTGGTCATGTAGTGTATTTAGCAGCTACCCTCAAAGATGTGGCAGCGACGGCATCTTTTTATGGCGCACAAATTGCCACCTGGTGTCCTGGAGAAGACGAACCAACTATAAATATAACCAAAGATATTCAAGGCACAGTCTACGCCTTCTTTGGCACGGAAGATCCCTTGATTCCTAACGAACAAACAGAGCAAATAGAGGCAGAGTTGAAAAAACAAAATATTCCTCATCAGATATTTCGTTACGAGGGGGCAACTCACGGGTTTATGTGCGCTCGCCGAGAAAGCTATAGTCCTGATGCAGCTAAAGATGCTTGGAAAAAAGTGCTAGACTTGTTTAGCCAAAAACTATAA
- a CDS encoding S1 RNA-binding domain-containing protein: MSDSTSAPKSAQAFSMEDFENALQEYDYEFSKGQKVQGTVVQISSEGAYVDIGGKSPAFVPTNEAALGFVDNLAEILPVGETKEFLIIREQDSEGQVTLSVRQMALDQAWAEIKEMAETSKSTQIRVTGANKGGITGEVMGLRAFIPRSHLQQRDNLESLTGQLLTATFLEVNQENRKLVLSQRDAMRAVAMNNIVEGALMPGRIVNIKPYGVFVDLEGATGLLHIKEISGARIESLDTVFTVGQEIKVIIKQIDEVQNRMSLSIKALEGYPGENTEKLEQVMANAEERWEKAQNPEPEPKEAKQEAPKETKQESQTPESKPQESAPKAES, encoded by the coding sequence ATGTCTGATTCAACTTCTGCCCCTAAGTCTGCTCAAGCTTTCTCTATGGAAGATTTTGAGAATGCTCTCCAGGAATATGACTATGAATTTTCTAAAGGACAAAAAGTGCAGGGTACGGTAGTTCAAATTTCCTCGGAAGGGGCGTATGTTGATATTGGTGGCAAGTCTCCTGCTTTTGTACCTACCAACGAGGCTGCTTTGGGTTTCGTTGATAATTTGGCTGAAATTTTACCCGTTGGTGAAACCAAAGAATTTTTGATTATTCGTGAACAAGACTCTGAAGGACAAGTTACTCTCTCTGTTCGTCAGATGGCATTAGATCAAGCTTGGGCAGAAATCAAAGAAATGGCAGAAACTAGTAAGTCCACTCAAATAAGGGTTACAGGGGCAAACAAAGGCGGTATAACAGGCGAAGTTATGGGTCTTAGGGCATTTATTCCGCGATCGCACCTGCAACAACGTGATAACCTAGAGTCTCTTACGGGACAACTTCTTACCGCTACTTTTTTAGAAGTTAACCAGGAAAACAGAAAGCTAGTTTTATCTCAGCGAGACGCGATGCGCGCTGTGGCAATGAACAACATTGTCGAAGGGGCATTAATGCCAGGCAGAATAGTTAATATTAAGCCCTATGGTGTCTTTGTCGATCTCGAAGGGGCAACAGGTTTGTTACACATCAAAGAGATTAGCGGTGCGCGGATTGAATCTTTGGATACTGTGTTTACCGTAGGACAAGAAATCAAGGTGATCATCAAGCAAATTGATGAGGTGCAAAATCGGATGTCTCTTTCCATTAAAGCTTTAGAAGGATATCCAGGGGAGAATACAGAAAAACTAGAGCAGGTAATGGCAAACGCTGAGGAAAGATGGGAAAAAGCGCAAAATCCTGAACCAGAACCAAAGGAAGCTAAACAAGAAGCCCCAAAAGAAACTAAACAAGAGTCCCAAACTCCTGAATCTAAACCACAAGAATCTGCACCAAAAGCTGAGTCTTAA
- a CDS encoding Uma2 family endonuclease gives MLITANLPINRHKFSQQDQILTITGATWSDYQRFESQEYPGYRVSYFNGEITVVSPGRNHEKIAAVIDRLIIAYCEKYNLDDFPFGQTRLNLWGQAGREPDLAYAFNFDKDLPDLVVEVIFSSGNLETLKSSYRNIGIPELWIWKDNKIIFYAIEQNDYAVVESSRTLTRIKSESFVKYVNRGFTESPSSIKKDFLKDI, from the coding sequence ATGTTAATTACGGCAAATTTACCAATAAATCGCCATAAATTCAGCCAACAGGATCAGATACTAACTATTACTGGAGCAACTTGGTCAGATTACCAAAGATTTGAGTCTCAAGAATATCCAGGTTATCGAGTTTCTTATTTCAACGGAGAAATAACGGTTGTGTCCCCAGGGCGAAATCATGAAAAAATTGCTGCGGTAATTGACCGATTAATTATTGCTTACTGTGAAAAATATAATCTTGATGATTTTCCTTTTGGACAGACAAGATTAAACCTATGGGGACAGGCAGGAAGAGAACCAGATCTTGCTTATGCTTTCAATTTCGATAAAGATTTACCAGACTTAGTAGTGGAGGTAATCTTTAGTAGTGGCAATCTTGAAACCCTAAAGTCAAGCTATAGAAATATTGGTATTCCTGAACTATGGATTTGGAAAGACAATAAAATTATCTTTTATGCAATTGAACAAAACGACTATGCTGTCGTTGAATCGAGTAGAACACTTACTCGCATAAAATCAGAATCATTCGTCAAATATGTTAATCGAGGATTCACAGAAAGTCCATCCTCGATCAAAAAAGATTTTTTGAAAGACATCTAA
- the arsB gene encoding ACR3 family arsenite efflux transporter — protein MSNSSINSQAVKAGSQLSFFEKYLTLWVTACIMGGIILGKLFPSIAQTLDNLSVYNVSLPIAVCLFFMMYPIMVKIDFSQAVQAAKTPKPVILTLVINWLVKPFTMVTFAQFFLGWLFRPLLSATETIRGVEVTLADSYIAGTILLGIAPCTAMVLMWGYLSYSNQGHTLVMVAVNSLAMLFLYAPLGKWLLSANNLTVPWQTIVLSVLIYVGLPLIAGILSRYFIFKYKGRQWFETQFLEYLSPVAIAAMLITLVLLFAFKGELISKNPLHILLIAIPLFLQTTFIFFITYVAALKLGLTYEDAAPAALIGASNHFEVAIATAIILFGLNSGAALATVVGVLIEVPLMLMLVEFCKKTAFWFPRQPEKATLLDPRCCK, from the coding sequence ATGAGTAATTCTTCAATTAACTCCCAGGCAGTAAAGGCAGGGAGCCAGCTTAGTTTTTTTGAGAAGTATCTAACCTTATGGGTGACAGCCTGCATTATGGGAGGAATTATTCTTGGAAAACTATTTCCTAGTATTGCCCAGACTTTAGATAATCTGAGCGTTTATAATGTTTCTCTGCCTATTGCCGTATGTCTCTTTTTCATGATGTATCCCATCATGGTCAAGATTGATTTTTCCCAGGCAGTGCAGGCAGCTAAGACTCCTAAACCCGTAATCTTAACTTTAGTAATTAATTGGTTGGTTAAACCCTTTACCATGGTAACTTTTGCCCAATTTTTCCTTGGTTGGCTATTTCGCCCTTTACTCAGCGCGACAGAAACCATTAGGGGAGTCGAGGTAACCTTAGCAGATTCTTACATTGCGGGAACAATTCTATTAGGAATCGCTCCCTGTACGGCGATGGTGTTGATGTGGGGCTATCTTTCCTACAGCAATCAGGGACACACTCTGGTAATGGTAGCGGTAAACTCTTTGGCAATGTTGTTTCTTTATGCACCTTTGGGTAAATGGCTGCTGTCGGCAAATAATTTAACTGTTCCCTGGCAGACTATTGTTTTATCAGTGTTAATCTATGTTGGACTGCCTCTAATTGCAGGAATCTTAAGCCGTTATTTTATTTTTAAATACAAGGGCAGACAGTGGTTTGAGACGCAGTTTTTAGAGTATCTTTCTCCAGTAGCGATCGCAGCTATGTTAATTACCTTGGTGTTACTTTTTGCTTTTAAAGGAGAGCTAATTTCTAAGAACCCTTTGCATATACTGTTGATTGCCATTCCTCTGTTTTTACAAACTACCTTTATCTTCTTCATTACTTATGTGGCAGCCCTAAAGCTGGGCTTAACTTACGAAGATGCTGCCCCTGCTGCCTTAATTGGTGCGAGTAATCATTTTGAAGTTGCGATCGCTACTGCCATAATTTTATTTGGCTTAAATTCTGGCGCAGCTTTAGCCACCGTTGTCGGCGTGTTAATTGAAGTTCCTTTGATGCTGATGCTGGTTGAGTTTTGCAAAAAAACTGCTTTTTGGTTTCCTCGTCAGCCAGAAAAAGCAACTTTGTTAGATCCTAGATGTTGTAAGTAG
- the arsH gene encoding arsenical resistance protein ArsH, whose protein sequence is MSDFNHPPRILFLYGSLRERSYSRLVAEEAARIIADMGAEVKFYDPRELPLRGQVDETHPKVQELRDLSLWSEGQVWSSPEMHGNITGILKNQIDWIPLNIGSVRPTQGKTLAVMQVSGGSQSFNAVNTLRILGRWMRMFTIPNQSSVAKAYQEFNEDGTMKDSAYRDRVIDVMEELYKFTLLLRDRVDYLSDRHSERKAKAINK, encoded by the coding sequence ATGTCAGATTTTAATCATCCACCGAGAATATTATTTTTATATGGCTCACTGCGAGAACGCTCCTATAGCCGTCTAGTAGCTGAGGAAGCTGCCAGAATCATTGCAGATATGGGTGCAGAAGTGAAATTTTACGATCCCCGTGAACTTCCCTTAAGAGGGCAAGTAGATGAAACTCACCCAAAAGTTCAGGAATTGCGAGATCTAAGTCTTTGGTCTGAGGGTCAGGTTTGGTCTTCTCCTGAAATGCACGGTAACATTACAGGAATTTTGAAAAATCAAATTGATTGGATACCTTTAAATATCGGTTCGGTTCGTCCAACTCAAGGAAAAACTTTAGCTGTGATGCAGGTTAGCGGAGGTTCACAGTCTTTTAATGCAGTCAATACTTTAAGAATTTTAGGGCGATGGATGCGGATGTTTACTATTCCTAATCAATCTTCAGTCGCCAAAGCCTATCAGGAGTTTAACGAAGACGGAACGATGAAAGACTCGGCATATCGCGATCGCGTAATAGACGTAATGGAAGAACTTTATAAGTTTACTCTCTTATTGCGAGATCGGGTTGATTACCTTAGCGATCGCCACAGCGAAAGAAAAGCAAAAGCTATTAATAAATAA
- the arsC gene encoding arsenate reductase, glutathione/glutaredoxin type, whose protein sequence is MKKIMFVCRRNSCRSQMAEGFAKILGKGKVEVASSGLEASRVHPTAIGVMSKVGIDISDQTSNALSNFNAVDYNAVISMCGCGTTLPSEWITQEIFEDWDLDDPDGQPIETFHRVRDEIEQRVSKLIDSLFLKKS, encoded by the coding sequence ATGAAGAAAATAATGTTTGTCTGCCGTCGCAATTCCTGTAGATCGCAAATGGCAGAAGGATTTGCCAAAATTTTAGGCAAGGGAAAAGTAGAAGTTGCTTCTTCGGGTTTAGAAGCTAGTCGAGTTCATCCCACTGCTATTGGGGTGATGTCTAAAGTAGGGATCGATATCAGCGATCAGACTTCTAATGCTTTGAGTAATTTTAATGCAGTCGATTATAATGCGGTAATTTCCATGTGTGGCTGTGGCACAACCTTACCTTCTGAGTGGATAACCCAAGAAATTTTTGAGGACTGGGATTTGGACGATCCTGATGGACAACCTATAGAGACTTTTCATCGCGTTAGGGATGAGATCGAGCAACGAGTGTCAAAGTTAATTGATTCCCTATTTTTGAAAAAAAGTTAA
- the sbcC gene encoding exonuclease subunit SbcC, which yields MIPLQLTLKNFLSYRDASLDFRGLHTACICGANGAGKSSLLEAITWVIWGKSRTGTEDDVIHSGGNNVRVDFDFSCNKQTYRVIRSRTRGKSSSLEFQVETKAGNFRTLTAKGLRATQDEIISCLKLDYDTFTNSAYLRQGRADEFMLRRPNERKQILADLLKLDRYEELAVKAKDTAKEYKGKIEQLKQSLEPIVEKLAQRKEIVDDLSQLKQELTQLQAIQDSDRTKLEQFKAVEYQRLNWEKQLAFQQTQYQNLTQDCDRATKDINALQGQLASLDSLIKQEAEITTGYNQLLSWQNQENELSGKFAIHQETQQQKQQQEKQLEKQKNQLNLQINQIQTRIESIEQQEQEITKVLTKTQDVESALIKLEASRKQLAELDQIQQYISPLIKQKNDLQTQINREEAKLSAKLEQIQYSTQKLTLDIEQVPEKRNQLLTVDAQIEELNKKRIYQNRVKEKGTERREFQTKLQENQRIYERQLHELQQKIQMLANPDATCPLCDRELDEHHLHQVVGKTQKQQQEIKEQIWVIREQLSTCDREIQLLIQEYHEIDRQISPYDSLQQQYGQLEAQLEAIEAIYEQLQTIQEEQQNLEASLKNGYYAVELKTEIQQVDQKLETLSYDEKTHALVRGEVNSLRWAEIKQAKIEDAKKRQGKLDAQKPQLLKELSDLQTTLEKLYVNSDIQQQINSLEQQIQELGYDRHTHQNLLTSLRQSQSWQLKHQELLKAQQDYPQLQSKLAELEQLLRQRLESKQSSQSQLEYHLAQKENIADKRQEIQALDLQIYQRRQQLDELISRSGRLQQSLTQLDNLQVQHQDAEKQLKENEKQYRIYQELTQAFGKNGIQALTIENILPQLEAEANQILARLTGNQFHVQFLTQRASKGTSKKKTKLIDTLDILIADASGTRAYETYSGGEAFRINFSIRLALAKLLAQRSGTSLQMLIVDEGFGTQDAEGCSRLVGAINAIASDFACILTVTHMPQFKEAFQTRIEVYKGDKGSTLQVSN from the coding sequence ATGATTCCGTTGCAGCTAACCTTAAAAAACTTTCTGAGTTACCGAGATGCTTCTTTAGACTTTAGAGGCTTACATACTGCCTGTATTTGTGGTGCCAATGGTGCAGGAAAATCATCACTTTTAGAAGCAATCACCTGGGTAATTTGGGGTAAAAGCCGTACAGGAACAGAAGATGATGTAATTCATAGCGGTGGTAATAATGTCCGCGTTGATTTTGATTTTAGCTGCAACAAGCAAACTTATCGGGTGATTAGATCTCGTACTAGAGGCAAAAGCAGTTCGTTGGAATTTCAGGTAGAAACAAAGGCTGGTAATTTTCGCACTCTGACAGCAAAAGGGTTACGAGCTACCCAAGATGAAATTATTTCCTGTTTGAAATTAGATTATGATACCTTTACCAACTCTGCATACTTGCGTCAGGGAAGAGCAGATGAGTTTATGTTGCGTCGTCCCAATGAGCGTAAACAAATACTAGCAGATTTGTTAAAGCTAGACCGCTATGAAGAGCTAGCGGTAAAAGCTAAAGATACGGCAAAAGAATATAAAGGCAAGATAGAACAGCTAAAGCAAAGTCTAGAGCCGATAGTGGAAAAATTAGCCCAAAGAAAAGAGATTGTTGATGATTTGAGTCAGTTAAAGCAAGAATTAACTCAATTACAAGCTATTCAAGATAGCGATCGCACTAAGCTTGAGCAATTTAAGGCAGTCGAATATCAGCGACTCAATTGGGAAAAACAACTAGCCTTTCAACAAACCCAGTATCAAAATTTAACCCAAGATTGCGATCGCGCTACTAAAGATATTAACGCTCTTCAAGGACAATTAGCATCTCTAGATAGCTTAATTAAACAAGAAGCGGAAATAACTACAGGTTACAATCAGCTATTAAGCTGGCAAAATCAAGAAAATGAACTGTCGGGTAAGTTTGCCATTCACCAAGAAACTCAACAGCAAAAACAACAGCAAGAAAAGCAGTTGGAAAAGCAAAAAAACCAGTTAAATCTACAAATCAATCAGATTCAAACTCGCATTGAAAGTATTGAACAACAAGAACAGGAAATAACCAAAGTTCTGACTAAAACTCAAGACGTAGAATCGGCGTTAATCAAGCTAGAAGCAAGCCGTAAACAGCTAGCAGAACTAGACCAAATTCAGCAGTATATTTCTCCTTTAATTAAGCAAAAAAACGACTTACAGACACAAATAAACCGCGAGGAAGCCAAACTCTCAGCCAAGCTAGAACAAATCCAGTATTCTACCCAAAAGCTGACGTTAGATATTGAACAAGTGCCTGAAAAGCGCAATCAGCTATTGACTGTTGATGCTCAAATTGAGGAATTAAATAAAAAACGCATATATCAGAATAGAGTCAAAGAAAAAGGCACAGAGAGAAGAGAGTTTCAGACTAAATTACAGGAAAATCAACGCATTTATGAAAGACAGCTACATGAGCTTCAGCAAAAAATACAGATGCTGGCTAACCCAGATGCCACCTGCCCTTTGTGCGATCGCGAATTAGATGAACATCATCTGCATCAGGTAGTCGGCAAAACCCAAAAGCAACAGCAAGAGATCAAAGAACAAATCTGGGTAATTAGAGAACAGCTATCCACTTGCGATCGTGAAATACAGTTGTTAATTCAAGAATATCATGAGATAGATCGCCAGATTTCTCCTTACGATTCTTTACAACAGCAATATGGACAGCTAGAAGCTCAACTAGAAGCCATAGAAGCAATTTATGAACAGCTACAGACTATTCAAGAAGAACAACAAAATCTGGAAGCATCTCTCAAAAACGGTTACTATGCCGTAGAGTTGAAGACGGAAATTCAGCAGGTAGACCAAAAGCTGGAAACTCTTAGTTACGACGAAAAAACCCATGCTCTTGTTCGAGGAGAAGTAAATAGCTTACGTTGGGCAGAAATAAAACAGGCAAAAATTGAAGATGCAAAAAAACGTCAAGGAAAATTAGACGCACAAAAACCCCAGCTACTCAAAGAACTCAGCGATCTTCAAACCACCCTAGAAAAACTGTACGTCAATTCCGATATCCAGCAGCAAATTAATTCTCTAGAGCAACAGATCCAAGAATTAGGATACGATCGCCATACTCACCAAAACTTATTAACTTCCCTCAGACAGTCTCAATCTTGGCAGCTAAAACACCAAGAACTACTCAAAGCACAGCAGGATTATCCTCAACTGCAAAGCAAGCTAGCTGAACTAGAACAGCTATTACGACAAAGGCTAGAGAGTAAGCAAAGTAGCCAATCACAACTAGAATATCATCTGGCTCAAAAAGAAAACATTGCCGATAAGCGTCAGGAAATACAGGCTTTAGATCTACAAATTTATCAACGCCGTCAACAGCTAGATGAACTAATTTCTCGTAGCGGTAGACTACAACAATCTTTAACTCAGCTAGACAATTTACAAGTCCAACATCAAGATGCAGAAAAACAACTCAAAGAAAACGAAAAACAATATCGCATCTATCAAGAATTGACTCAAGCTTTTGGTAAAAACGGAATTCAGGCATTAACCATTGAAAACATCTTGCCCCAGCTAGAAGCCGAAGCCAACCAAATTTTAGCCAGATTAACGGGTAACCAATTTCATGTCCAGTTTCTGACTCAACGAGCTAGCAAAGGAACATCTAAGAAAAAAACTAAGCTGATTGATACCTTGGATATTTTGATCGCCGATGCCAGTGGCACTCGTGCCTATGAAACCTATTCTGGCGGGGAGGCATTTCGGATTAACTTTTCTATTCGCTTAGCCCTAGCCAAACTGCTGGCTCAACGCTCAGGCACATCTCTACAAATGCTGATTGTAGATGAAGGTTTTGGCACACAGGATGCTGAAGGCTGTAGCCGACTAGTAGGGGCAATAAATGCGATCGCCTCAGATTTTGCCTGTATCCTAACCGTAACTCATATGCCCCAGTTTAAAGAGGCATTTCAAACCAGGATTGAAGTCTACAAAGGAGATAAAGGTTCAACTTTACAGGTATCAAACTAA
- a CDS encoding Uma2 family endonuclease, which translates to MLLGSGTIADYLRQVLVGKAWIREAHPIILSNSEPEPDIAIVKLPRSKYFQNHPTPQDIFWLIEIADTTLAYDLSKKKEIYALENIQEYWVLNIKKQELTVFTQPENGTYHVQLKLSAGIVKPIAFQDLEISVAKLFEK; encoded by the coding sequence ATGCTGCTGGGGAGCGGAACTATAGCTGATTACCTGCGTCAAGTGCTTGTGGGTAAAGCCTGGATTCGAGAGGCACATCCGATTATTCTCTCCAACTCCGAACCCGAACCAGATATCGCTATCGTCAAACTACCTAGAAGCAAATACTTTCAGAATCATCCTACTCCTCAAGATATTTTTTGGTTAATAGAAATTGCTGATACAACTTTAGCTTATGATTTGAGCAAAAAGAAAGAGATTTATGCTCTAGAAAATATTCAGGAATATTGGGTGTTAAATATCAAAAAGCAAGAGTTGACTGTTTTTACTCAGCCTGAAAACGGTACTTATCATGTTCAATTAAAGTTATCAGCAGGAATAGTCAAACCAATTGCTTTTCAAGATCTCGAAATATCAGTGGCAAAATTATTTGAAAAGTAA
- a CDS encoding peptidylprolyl isomerase, translating to MVTLAKWSIADYHKMIEAGILGDRHIQLIDGELVEMSPEGAIHAAGERNYS from the coding sequence ATGGTGACTTTAGCAAAATGGTCGATCGCTGATTATCATAAAATGATTGAAGCTGGGATTTTAGGCGATCGCCATATTCAATTAATTGATGGGGAATTAGTAGAGATGAGTCCTGAAGGTGCGATTCATGCTGCTGGGGAGCGGAACTATAGCTGA
- a CDS encoding SDR family NAD(P)-dependent oxidoreductase: MIKQNISLIIVLTGINQGNALIVGASQGIGLGFVQYLLQQENIAKIYATYRQKETANELLALKIEFGDRLECLQVDVTIESDIAAAAAHIKESSKRLHLAIYCVGVLHEEDLTPEKSLRQIDPENLLYSFQVNSIGAVLLAKHLMPLFKKGEPSVFASVSAKVGSIGDNRLGGWYGYRASKAALNMFLKTTAIEYSRRCPQTIVLALHPGTTDTRLSQPFQKNVPPGKLFAVEHTVNLLSKVIQQANIKDSGKFFSWDGSELPW, translated from the coding sequence ATGATTAAGCAAAACATAAGCTTAATCATAGTGCTAACAGGAATTAATCAAGGCAATGCTTTGATAGTAGGAGCAAGTCAGGGTATCGGTTTAGGATTTGTTCAGTATTTGTTGCAGCAAGAGAATATTGCTAAGATTTACGCCACTTATCGACAAAAAGAAACTGCTAACGAATTATTGGCATTGAAAATAGAGTTTGGCGATCGCCTAGAATGTTTACAGGTTGATGTCACTATAGAATCAGATATTGCAGCAGCAGCAGCACACATAAAAGAATCTAGTAAACGACTACATTTAGCTATTTACTGTGTTGGAGTACTCCATGAAGAAGATTTAACCCCAGAAAAAAGCCTAAGACAAATCGACCCTGAGAATTTGCTTTATTCTTTTCAGGTTAATAGTATTGGGGCGGTATTGCTAGCTAAACATTTAATGCCTTTATTTAAGAAGGGCGAACCCAGTGTTTTTGCCAGTGTTTCCGCCAAAGTCGGCAGTATTGGCGATAATCGCTTAGGAGGTTGGTATGGCTACCGCGCCTCTAAAGCAGCATTAAATATGTTTCTGAAAACTACGGCGATCGAGTACAGTCGTAGATGCCCTCAAACTATCGTTCTGGCTTTACATCCAGGTACTACTGATACCAGACTGTCTCAGCCATTTCAAAAAAATGTCCCTCCAGGTAAACTTTTTGCTGTAGAACATACGGTTAACCTGTTATCAAAAGTAATTCAACAAGCGAATATTAAAGATAGTGGTAAATTCTTTTCTTGGGATGGTAGTGAATTACCCTGGTAA
- a CDS encoding GGDEF domain-containing protein — protein sequence MERFKTINDSLGKQIGDRLIILAGKRIQNSIRSQDKPARIANATFAVALLTLKDREQAIAIAKRIQKDLAQVFNIQQEIVISTNLGIAFHHSGEKIQAEELLRNSNIAQDRAQIIGKNQ from the coding sequence ATTGAACGTTTTAAAACCATTAACGATAGCTTAGGCAAGCAAATAGGCGATCGCCTGATTATTTTGGCAGGAAAACGCATTCAGAACTCTATTCGCTCCCAAGATAAGCCAGCCAGGATCGCCAATGCTACATTTGCCGTGGCGTTATTAACCTTAAAAGATCGAGAGCAGGCGATCGCGATCGCTAAACGAATCCAAAAAGATTTAGCTCAAGTATTTAATATACAACAAGAAATTGTTATCTCTACTAACCTGGGTATTGCTTTTCATCATTCAGGAGAAAAAATTCAAGCAGAAGAGCTACTGAGAAACAGCAATATAGCACAAGATCGCGCCCAAATTATTGGTAAAAATCAGTAG
- a CDS encoding putative bifunctional diguanylate cyclase/phosphodiesterase: MHSETVAQWQLENDLRQAIANQEFELYYQPIINLKRDRLAGFEALVRWISPTRGFVSPGEFVPLAEATGLIIPLGDWILRTACQQMYQWHQQFTPQPGLTVSINLSSHQFSPDLVQQVEQILAETKLNAQFLKLEITESAMMDNVEKAIALLHQLKALGIKLSIDDFGTGYSSLSYLQQFGADTIKVDQSFVRQMEQSDKNKAIVDIIITLAQKLDMDVIAEGIETENHQHILKALNCEYGQGYFFAKPLKSEDATKLLAQQFSADHVDNSI; this comes from the coding sequence ATGCACTCAGAAACCGTTGCTCAGTGGCAGTTGGAAAACGATCTCAGGCAAGCGATCGCTAATCAGGAGTTTGAACTATACTATCAGCCAATCATCAATCTCAAAAGAGATCGCCTTGCTGGATTTGAAGCTTTAGTACGCTGGATTTCGCCTACCAGAGGCTTTGTTTCTCCTGGAGAATTTGTTCCCTTAGCCGAAGCAACAGGACTAATTATTCCTTTAGGAGACTGGATTTTACGCACAGCCTGTCAGCAAATGTATCAGTGGCATCAGCAGTTTACCCCACAACCAGGATTGACTGTCAGTATTAATCTTTCTAGTCATCAATTTTCACCAGATTTAGTTCAGCAGGTAGAGCAAATACTGGCTGAAACCAAACTTAATGCCCAATTTCTAAAACTGGAAATTACCGAAAGTGCGATGATGGACAATGTAGAAAAAGCGATCGCATTGCTACACCAACTAAAAGCCTTGGGCATTAAATTGAGTATTGATGACTTTGGTACTGGTTACTCTTCTTTAAGCTATCTACAGCAGTTTGGCGCGGATACTATAAAGGTCGATCAATCCTTTGTGCGTCAAATGGAACAGTCAGATAAAAATAAAGCGATCGTCGATATTATTATTACTTTAGCTCAAAAGTTAGACATGGACGTAATTGCCGAAGGTATTGAAACCGAAAATCATCAGCATATTCTTAAGGCTTTAAATTGCGAATATGGTCAGGGATATTTTTTTGCTAAACCTCTCAAAAGTGAAGATGCAACCAAGCTTTTAGCGCAACAATTTTCTGCCGATCATGTTGACAATTCTATTTAA